One Streptomyces sp. R28 DNA window includes the following coding sequences:
- a CDS encoding APC family permease — protein MGSQTAPPQQTVRGGTTAALKPNALGVLGIMFFVLSAQAPLTGIAGAAPISIAIGNGAGTPAAYVLAGVMILLFSVGFVAMGRHVVDAGAFYTYIGTGLGRTAGAAGAAVALFAYCVIQAAMYGLYGAITAGLVADHTGLDLPWWVWTLAAMAVVQALGAAGVEMGAKVLAVFVAAEFSILLLFGLVTLFQGGGPQGLGLADSFSPSAALQGAPGVAIMFAVASMFGFEATAIYGEEAREPKKTVPRATYLSVLVVTGFFALTSWALVSAYGADKAPAAAGEALSGGDSAGFVFAPIATQFGGWVNDVLPVLLATSLFAGILTFHNSANRYLFSLSRDGLLPQPLRRLNARRSPWAAGCAQTGIALLLVVPFVIVGKDPVLTLFSWFSGLAVLAMMLLYLLTSVSVIVFFRRERLDSRRFNTLVAPALAALGLAGAIWLILANFTTLIGGEASTAALLEATVPAVLAVGAATEWFRRRRGRAQP, from the coding sequence GTGGGCAGTCAGACGGCTCCTCCCCAGCAGACCGTGCGAGGCGGCACCACAGCCGCGCTCAAGCCCAACGCCCTGGGCGTGCTCGGCATCATGTTCTTCGTCCTGTCCGCCCAGGCGCCGCTCACCGGCATCGCCGGCGCGGCACCGATCTCGATCGCGATCGGCAACGGCGCGGGCACGCCCGCCGCGTATGTGCTGGCAGGCGTGATGATCCTGCTGTTCTCGGTCGGCTTCGTCGCCATGGGACGCCACGTCGTGGACGCCGGAGCCTTCTACACCTATATCGGCACCGGCCTCGGCCGCACCGCCGGTGCCGCCGGCGCGGCCGTCGCCCTGTTCGCGTACTGCGTCATCCAGGCCGCCATGTACGGCCTGTACGGCGCGATCACCGCCGGTCTGGTCGCCGACCACACCGGCCTCGACCTGCCCTGGTGGGTGTGGACGCTGGCCGCCATGGCCGTGGTGCAGGCGCTGGGCGCGGCCGGCGTCGAGATGGGTGCCAAGGTCCTCGCCGTGTTCGTCGCGGCGGAGTTCAGCATCCTGCTGCTGTTCGGTCTGGTCACCCTGTTCCAGGGCGGCGGTCCGCAGGGACTGGGCCTCGCCGACAGCTTCTCGCCGTCAGCGGCCCTTCAGGGGGCCCCGGGAGTCGCGATCATGTTCGCGGTCGCGTCGATGTTCGGCTTCGAGGCCACCGCGATCTACGGCGAGGAAGCCCGCGAGCCGAAGAAGACCGTGCCCCGGGCCACCTACCTCTCGGTGCTCGTGGTCACCGGCTTCTTCGCCCTCACGTCCTGGGCGCTGGTCTCCGCCTACGGCGCCGACAAGGCCCCGGCGGCGGCCGGAGAGGCCCTCTCGGGCGGCGACTCGGCCGGGTTCGTCTTCGCCCCGATCGCCACGCAGTTCGGCGGATGGGTCAACGACGTCCTGCCCGTCCTGCTCGCCACCTCCCTGTTCGCGGGCATCCTCACGTTCCACAACTCGGCCAACCGCTACCTGTTCTCCCTCAGCCGCGACGGACTGCTGCCGCAGCCGCTGCGCAGACTCAACGCTCGCCGCTCGCCCTGGGCCGCCGGGTGCGCGCAGACGGGCATCGCCCTCCTCCTCGTCGTCCCCTTCGTGATCGTCGGCAAGGACCCGGTGCTCACCCTGTTCTCCTGGTTCAGTGGCCTTGCCGTCCTGGCGATGATGCTGCTGTACCTGCTGACCTCGGTGTCCGTGATCGTCTTCTTCCGCCGTGAGCGGCTGGACTCCCGGCGCTTCAACACGCTGGTCGCACCCGCACTCGCCGCACTCGGTCTGGCGGGCGCGATCTGGCTGATCCTGGCCAACTTCACGACCCTCATCGGCGGCGAGGCGAGCACGGCCGCGTTGCTGGAGGCGACCGTCCCCGCCGTGCTCGCCGTGGGCGCCGCGACCGAGTGGTTCAGGCGTCGGCGCGGCCGGGCGCAGCCATAG
- a CDS encoding TetR/AcrR family transcriptional regulator, whose protein sequence is MTEPAGERGPRKRVKNYGAGREALLDAAVRVVARGGLRRLTYRAVAEEAGVTHGLVVHHFGSRDALIEEALAHAVRSSLSSSTLEPGTGKVADFSAGLADMVESGPELQAFQYELLLEARRRAELLPHLRGLYEEYFDATRRELSQMLARPVGRGLSRLVFAALEGLVLHQLVFGEREVTEEALAELRALLEGLAEGTDGV, encoded by the coding sequence ATGACCGAGCCCGCCGGTGAGCGCGGCCCCCGCAAACGCGTGAAGAACTACGGGGCCGGCCGTGAGGCCCTGCTGGACGCCGCGGTGCGCGTGGTGGCGCGGGGCGGACTGCGCAGGCTCACCTACCGGGCGGTCGCGGAGGAGGCCGGGGTCACCCACGGCCTGGTCGTGCACCACTTCGGTTCCCGTGACGCGCTGATCGAGGAGGCGCTCGCGCACGCCGTACGCTCCTCCCTCAGCAGCAGCACCCTCGAACCCGGCACGGGCAAGGTCGCCGACTTCTCCGCAGGCCTCGCGGACATGGTGGAATCCGGTCCCGAGCTCCAGGCGTTCCAGTATGAGCTGCTCCTGGAGGCGCGCCGCCGGGCGGAACTCCTGCCGCACCTGCGGGGCCTGTACGAGGAGTACTTCGACGCCACCCGGCGCGAGCTGTCCCAGATGCTCGCCCGGCCGGTCGGCCGGGGCCTGTCGCGGTTGGTCTTCGCCGCCCTGGAGGGCCTGGTGCTGCACCAGCTCGTCTTCGGCGAGCGGGAGGTCACCGAGGAGGCCCTCGCCGAACTGCGCGCCCTGCTCGAAGGCCTCGCCGAGGGCACGGACGGCGTCTGA
- a CDS encoding fumarylacetoacetate hydrolase family protein: MPEYRRILLDGAAVQVTVDGDELVAADGRRVKTEDAQHLPPVVPSKVVAVHLNHRSRVDEFQIDLPDTPTYFHKPTSSLNSHRGAIVRPEGCKWLNYEGEVAIVIGKTARNISPAEAGEYIAGYTIANDYGLHDFRDTDAGSMLRVKGSDTLCPLGPGLVTDWDFHGKSLRTYVNGQVVQDGSTDEMKWDMHYLVADIARTITLYPGDVLLSGTPANSRPVQPGDVVEVEVEGLGRLTNHIVTGPTPIRTDVGAQPTESEEVLSTALGGDWEFRGIRPPRR; this comes from the coding sequence ATGCCCGAATACCGTCGCATCCTCCTCGACGGCGCCGCCGTCCAGGTCACCGTCGACGGCGACGAACTCGTCGCCGCCGACGGCCGCCGCGTCAAGACCGAGGACGCCCAGCACCTGCCCCCCGTCGTGCCGTCCAAGGTGGTCGCCGTCCACCTCAACCACCGCAGCCGCGTGGACGAGTTCCAGATCGACCTGCCCGACACCCCGACCTACTTCCACAAGCCCACCTCGTCCCTCAACTCCCACAGGGGCGCGATCGTCCGCCCCGAGGGCTGCAAGTGGCTCAACTACGAGGGCGAGGTCGCCATCGTGATCGGGAAGACCGCGCGCAACATCTCCCCGGCCGAGGCGGGCGAGTACATCGCCGGCTACACCATCGCCAACGACTACGGCCTGCACGACTTCCGTGACACCGACGCCGGCTCCATGCTCCGCGTCAAGGGCTCCGACACCCTGTGCCCCCTCGGCCCGGGACTCGTCACCGACTGGGACTTCCACGGCAAGTCGCTGCGCACGTACGTCAACGGGCAGGTGGTGCAGGACGGCTCGACCGACGAGATGAAGTGGGACATGCACTACCTTGTCGCCGACATCGCCCGCACCATCACCCTCTACCCCGGCGACGTCCTCCTGTCCGGCACGCCCGCCAACTCGCGCCCCGTCCAGCCGGGCGACGTGGTGGAGGTGGAGGTGGAGGGCCTGGGCCGGCTCACCAACCACATCGTCACCGGACCCACCCCGATCCGTACCGACGTCGGCGCCCAGCCCACCGAGTCCGAGGAAGTGCTGTCCACCGCCCTCGGCGGCGACTGGGAGTTCCGTGGCATCCGGCCACCGCGGCGCTGA
- a CDS encoding 3,4-dihydroxyphenylacetate 2,3-dioxygenase translates to MGEIVGAGLLAHVPTIVLPEADRLELNEGKEITLVTGLRQLRKDVFERDDYDTVVVLDSHWATTVEFVVTAQQRRAGLFTSEELPRGMCRMPYDFPGDPELARNIEGFADRRGTWITAIDDDYLPIYYATINLWKFLGEGLPDKRWVTIGVCQTGDMEDHLRLGRALADGIAATPGRRVLLIASGALSHTFWPLRELRDHEASDPVHIFTPEAREADYERIAWFKEGRHDKVLDTMDEFWKFKPEAKFFHYLMMAGALGEQACTAKARQYGEYENSIGTGQAHLWFDRPAEGWTGTGLPTPPTPRTPHSRIQS, encoded by the coding sequence ATGGGTGAGATCGTCGGGGCGGGGCTCCTCGCCCACGTCCCCACCATCGTGCTGCCGGAGGCCGACCGGCTGGAGCTGAACGAGGGCAAGGAGATCACCCTCGTCACCGGCCTGCGGCAACTCCGCAAGGACGTCTTCGAACGGGACGACTACGACACCGTCGTCGTCCTCGACTCCCACTGGGCCACGACGGTCGAGTTCGTCGTCACCGCACAACAGCGCCGGGCCGGACTGTTCACCTCGGAAGAGCTGCCGCGCGGCATGTGCCGGATGCCTTACGACTTCCCCGGTGACCCCGAACTCGCCCGCAATATCGAGGGGTTCGCGGACCGGCGCGGCACCTGGATCACCGCGATCGACGACGACTACCTTCCGATCTACTACGCCACCATCAACCTCTGGAAGTTCCTCGGCGAGGGACTGCCCGACAAGCGATGGGTGACCATCGGGGTCTGCCAGACCGGGGACATGGAGGATCACCTGCGGCTCGGGCGGGCCCTGGCCGACGGTATCGCCGCTACACCGGGGCGGAGGGTACTGCTGATCGCCTCGGGCGCGCTGTCGCACACCTTCTGGCCGCTGCGCGAGCTGCGTGACCACGAGGCCAGCGACCCGGTGCACATCTTCACGCCCGAGGCCCGCGAGGCGGACTACGAGCGCATCGCCTGGTTCAAGGAGGGCCGCCACGACAAGGTCCTCGACACCATGGACGAGTTCTGGAAGTTCAAGCCCGAGGCCAAGTTCTTCCACTACCTGATGATGGCCGGCGCCCTGGGCGAACAGGCGTGCACCGCCAAGGCCCGCCAGTACGGCGAGTACGAGAACTCGATCGGCACCGGCCAGGCCCACCTGTGGTTCGACCGCCCGGCCGAAGGCTGGACCGGCACCGGCCTGCCCACCCCGCCCACCCCGCGCACCCCTCACAGCCGTATCCAGTCGTAG
- a CDS encoding aldehyde dehydrogenase, with protein MNKHLTTVAGVAVDTRHWIAGRRVASTGTFPDASPIDGSTLGDIARGTATEADAAVAAAKAAFPGWAATSRAERARILHAIADGVEKRLEELAIVETTDNGALLRSHRRGVMPRVAHNFRFFADWLLTLEHGDFETRGHSNHVSWDPAGPCVLITPWNAPLMLATWKVAPALAAGNTVVLKPAEWSPLTASLLADIAAEAGLPAGVLNVVQGYGSEIGDALTSHPDVRRISFTGSVPTARRIAASAAANLTPLSLELGGKSPLLVFADADLDLAVDLAVEQYDNAGQVCLAATRFLVEESVADEFTRRFVEKASSLTQGDPRDEATDIGPNIHPRQLEKIDGFVQRALAAGARAVIGGHPKEGQYYAPTLLTDVAQDSEIVQEEVFGPVLTLQTFADEEEAIRLANDTRFGLAATLATGDPERAERVTAQLVAGTVWVNCFFVRDLQAPFGGSRLSGVGREGGTWSFDFYCDVKNTVTAPNGWTNHG; from the coding sequence ATGAACAAGCACCTCACCACCGTGGCCGGAGTCGCCGTCGACACCCGGCACTGGATCGCCGGCCGACGCGTCGCCTCCACCGGCACCTTCCCCGACGCCTCGCCCATCGACGGCAGCACCCTCGGAGACATCGCCCGGGGCACCGCGACGGAGGCCGACGCAGCGGTCGCCGCGGCGAAGGCCGCCTTCCCCGGCTGGGCCGCCACCTCCCGCGCCGAGCGCGCCCGTATCCTGCACGCCATCGCCGACGGGGTGGAGAAGCGGCTCGAAGAGCTCGCCATCGTCGAAACCACCGACAACGGGGCGCTGTTGCGCTCGCACCGACGCGGTGTGATGCCGCGGGTGGCGCACAACTTCCGCTTCTTCGCCGACTGGCTGCTGACGCTGGAGCACGGGGACTTCGAGACCCGGGGCCACAGCAACCACGTCAGCTGGGATCCTGCGGGCCCCTGCGTGCTGATCACCCCGTGGAACGCGCCGCTGATGCTGGCCACCTGGAAGGTCGCGCCGGCGCTCGCGGCCGGCAACACCGTCGTCCTCAAGCCCGCCGAGTGGTCCCCGCTGACCGCCTCCCTCCTCGCCGACATCGCCGCCGAGGCGGGGCTGCCCGCCGGGGTGCTGAACGTGGTCCAGGGGTATGGCTCGGAGATCGGCGACGCCCTGACCTCGCATCCGGACGTGCGCCGGATCAGCTTCACCGGCTCGGTGCCCACCGCCCGGCGGATCGCCGCGTCCGCCGCCGCCAACCTCACTCCGCTCAGCCTCGAACTCGGCGGCAAGTCACCGCTGCTGGTGTTCGCCGACGCGGACCTGGACCTCGCCGTCGACCTTGCGGTGGAGCAGTACGACAACGCAGGGCAGGTCTGTCTGGCCGCCACGCGCTTCCTGGTCGAGGAGTCGGTCGCCGACGAGTTCACGCGGCGCTTCGTCGAGAAGGCGAGCAGTCTCACGCAGGGTGACCCGCGCGACGAGGCCACCGACATCGGCCCGAACATCCACCCCCGCCAGCTCGAGAAGATCGACGGCTTCGTGCAGCGGGCACTGGCGGCGGGAGCCCGCGCGGTCATCGGCGGGCACCCCAAGGAGGGGCAGTACTACGCGCCGACCCTCCTCACCGACGTCGCCCAGGACTCCGAGATCGTGCAGGAGGAGGTCTTCGGTCCCGTCCTGACCCTGCAGACCTTCGCTGACGAGGAAGAGGCGATCCGGCTCGCCAACGACACCCGCTTCGGGCTGGCCGCCACCCTGGCCACCGGCGACCCCGAGCGTGCCGAACGCGTCACCGCGCAACTCGTCGCAGGAACCGTCTGGGTCAACTGCTTCTTCGTACGTGACCTGCAGGCCCCCTTCGGCGGCTCCCGCCTCTCCGGAGTCGGACGCGAGGGCGGCACCTGGAGCTTCGACTTCTACTGCGACGTGAAGAACACCGTCACCGCCCCGAACGGATGGACCAACCATGGGTGA
- a CDS encoding acetoacetate decarboxylase family protein, with product MSPVRGYFHPKTASGRSSLIPSPPWRYSGDLLTVEYRTDPARVRELLPEPLELADEDPGAVALIWADWQSCSESGAELLDPVLSQYKEAFAVVRCKYKGQTYTRCVYIWVDKDFAIARGLHQGYPKKLGSIHQTRPHLYGPAPRIEPGARFGATLAAADRRLAQTVVTLREPSETNGFVNGHPMAHHRWLPSIEKGKGLALDELIESGAASFEGGQPWRGDAELELFEAPTEELARLEIREPIAAYYRQVGVVWDGGRLLESNTSGAE from the coding sequence ATGAGCCCAGTTCGTGGATACTTCCACCCCAAGACGGCGAGCGGACGGTCGTCGCTGATCCCCTCGCCGCCGTGGCGCTACTCCGGCGACCTGCTCACCGTCGAGTACCGCACCGACCCGGCCCGCGTCCGCGAACTCCTCCCCGAACCGCTTGAACTGGCGGACGAGGACCCTGGGGCGGTCGCGCTGATCTGGGCCGACTGGCAGTCGTGCTCCGAGTCGGGCGCGGAGCTCCTCGACCCCGTTCTCTCCCAGTACAAGGAGGCCTTCGCGGTCGTCCGCTGCAAGTACAAGGGGCAGACCTACACCCGTTGCGTGTACATCTGGGTCGACAAGGACTTCGCCATCGCCCGCGGACTGCACCAGGGATACCCGAAGAAGCTCGGCTCCATCCACCAGACCCGCCCGCACCTCTATGGGCCCGCTCCGCGGATCGAGCCGGGAGCGCGGTTCGGGGCGACGCTCGCCGCGGCGGACCGCCGGCTGGCCCAGACGGTGGTGACCCTGCGGGAACCGTCCGAGACCAACGGCTTCGTCAACGGCCACCCCATGGCACATCACCGCTGGCTGCCCTCCATCGAGAAGGGCAAGGGTCTGGCACTGGACGAGCTGATCGAGTCCGGCGCCGCCTCCTTCGAGGGCGGGCAGCCCTGGCGCGGCGACGCCGAACTGGAGCTGTTCGAGGCGCCCACCGAGGAGCTGGCCCGGCTGGAGATCCGCGAACCGATCGCCGCGTACTACCGCCAGGTGGGCGTGGTGTGGGACGGCGGACGCCTGCTGGAGTCGAACACCTCCGGCGCCGAGTGA
- a CDS encoding NAD(P)/FAD-dependent oxidoreductase: protein MTGRVVIAGASLGGLRAAEQVRAAGWTGAITVIGDEAHMPYNRPPLSKEVLAGKAAFESLAFTPKAAVADVQWRLGSKVVAARLAERTVALDDGSAVSYDGLVVATGMRPRRLGCPGPLVGRHTVRTLADAHGLRDELTRPGARVVVVGAGFIGCEVAATAVGLGVTEVTVVDPLPLPMGAPLGDLLGRALLKRHEERGVRFALGTSVAGFQGEDRVTGVVLDDGTVLPADVVVESVGSIANTEWLDGNGLDLSDGVTTDEQLRVGGFPDVVAVGDVARFPNARYDGVPRRVEHWSIPTDTAKHAAKVLVAHLTGSDADLAPFAPLPTFWSDQHEFRLQSFGAPALGKDDVRVLDGDPDGDVLVGYHTAGRLVGVVALGGQSVALQAARYRARLLKQPALTV, encoded by the coding sequence ATGACCGGACGCGTCGTCATCGCCGGCGCCTCCCTGGGCGGCCTGCGAGCCGCCGAGCAGGTGCGTGCGGCGGGCTGGACCGGTGCGATCACCGTGATCGGCGACGAAGCCCACATGCCGTACAACCGGCCTCCGCTGTCCAAGGAGGTACTGGCGGGCAAGGCGGCCTTCGAGTCGCTGGCCTTCACACCGAAGGCGGCCGTCGCCGATGTCCAGTGGCGGCTGGGCAGCAAGGTCGTCGCGGCCCGGCTCGCGGAGCGGACCGTCGCGCTCGACGACGGCTCGGCCGTCTCCTACGACGGTCTGGTCGTCGCCACCGGCATGCGACCCCGTCGGCTGGGGTGCCCCGGCCCCCTCGTCGGCCGTCACACGGTCCGCACCCTCGCTGACGCCCATGGGCTGCGTGACGAGCTGACCCGGCCCGGTGCGCGGGTGGTCGTGGTCGGAGCCGGTTTCATCGGCTGCGAGGTGGCGGCCACCGCCGTCGGACTCGGGGTCACCGAGGTGACCGTCGTCGATCCGCTGCCCCTGCCCATGGGGGCACCGCTGGGTGACCTGCTGGGCCGTGCGCTGCTGAAGCGGCACGAGGAGCGCGGAGTGCGCTTCGCGCTCGGTACGTCGGTCGCGGGATTCCAGGGCGAGGACCGGGTCACCGGGGTGGTGCTGGACGACGGCACCGTCCTGCCCGCCGACGTGGTCGTGGAGTCGGTCGGCTCGATCGCCAACACCGAGTGGCTGGACGGCAACGGCCTGGACCTGTCGGACGGGGTGACCACCGACGAGCAGCTGCGTGTCGGAGGCTTCCCGGACGTGGTGGCCGTCGGTGACGTGGCCCGCTTCCCCAACGCCCGCTACGACGGCGTGCCCCGCCGCGTCGAACACTGGTCCATCCCCACGGACACCGCCAAGCACGCCGCCAAGGTCCTCGTCGCCCACCTCACCGGCTCGGACGCCGACCTGGCGCCGTTCGCGCCGCTGCCCACCTTCTGGAGCGACCAGCACGAGTTCCGGCTGCAGTCCTTCGGCGCGCCCGCGCTCGGCAAGGACGACGTACGGGTCCTGGACGGAGACCCCGACGGGGACGTGCTCGTCGGTTACCACACCGCCGGCCGACTGGTCGGTGTCGTGGCGCTCGGCGGTCAGTCGGTCGCCCTGCAAGCTGCCCGCTACCGCGCCCGGCTGCTGAAGCAGCCCGCCCTCACCGTGTAA
- a CDS encoding ferredoxin: MKVVVDMNKCQDHGQCVFAAPDVFSMNDDGHLVYVADPDDALREEVEEAADVCPLQAIRIGD; this comes from the coding sequence ATGAAGGTCGTCGTCGACATGAACAAGTGCCAGGACCACGGCCAGTGCGTCTTCGCGGCTCCCGACGTCTTCTCGATGAACGACGACGGGCACCTCGTGTACGTCGCCGATCCGGACGACGCCCTGCGCGAGGAGGTCGAGGAAGCCGCCGACGTGTGCCCCCTCCAGGCCATCCGGATCGGGGACTGA
- a CDS encoding glutamine synthetase family protein — MSAHETLDIRRYQERLTAEGIDVVRVIYPDLIGTDRARDVLLDHLPSACAHGLAFCRAVYHTSPQGDVVPVAGGLDAGLPDVSVRPDLSTLTTLPWEPGVATCLGEVSDPATGRPAPESPRDLLRAVLARCAEHGLRPVVGPELEYFLLEPAPDAPTGWRRAPQTTGAVYTAGLRADPDNHLLRTLRHLRDLNIGVVTGNHEFDGGQYEINLTHSTALDAADRAFRFKSAVKELARAEGKLATFMAKPFNDAGGSGFHLHLSCEDDSGRNAFDDPSGAHGLSATARHAMAGVLAHAPALAALANPTVNSYKRFGPDTLAPWLIDWGLDNRSAMLRVPPERGSGARLEIRLGDASANPYLLIAGAIAAALLGIRAGQEPPAPLEGYGYDTARSAALPMNLPAALDALEADTELTDVLGKDFTASFLSYKRNEIERFQRHVTDWEFTEYAYHL; from the coding sequence GTGAGCGCTCATGAGACTCTCGACATCCGTCGGTACCAGGAACGGCTCACCGCCGAGGGCATCGACGTGGTCCGGGTGATCTATCCCGACCTGATCGGCACCGACCGCGCCCGCGACGTCCTGCTGGACCACCTCCCGTCCGCCTGTGCGCACGGTCTGGCCTTCTGCCGCGCCGTCTACCACACGAGCCCGCAGGGCGACGTCGTCCCGGTCGCCGGCGGGCTGGACGCCGGCCTGCCGGACGTGTCCGTTCGTCCCGACCTGTCCACCCTGACCACGCTGCCGTGGGAGCCGGGTGTCGCCACCTGCCTCGGCGAGGTCAGCGACCCCGCGACCGGACGACCGGCCCCCGAGTCGCCGCGGGACCTGCTACGCGCCGTCCTGGCCCGGTGTGCCGAGCACGGGCTGCGCCCGGTCGTGGGCCCCGAACTGGAGTACTTCCTGCTGGAGCCCGCCCCCGACGCCCCGACCGGCTGGCGCCGCGCCCCGCAAACCACCGGCGCCGTCTACACGGCAGGCCTGCGCGCCGACCCGGACAACCATCTGCTGCGTACCCTGCGCCACCTGCGAGATCTGAACATCGGTGTCGTCACGGGCAACCACGAGTTCGACGGCGGCCAGTACGAGATCAACCTCACCCACTCCACCGCCCTCGATGCCGCCGACCGGGCCTTCCGCTTCAAATCGGCCGTCAAGGAGCTCGCCCGGGCCGAGGGCAAGCTCGCCACGTTCATGGCCAAGCCCTTCAACGACGCCGGCGGCTCCGGTTTCCATCTGCACCTCTCATGCGAGGACGACAGCGGCCGAAACGCCTTCGACGACCCCTCCGGCGCCCACGGCCTCTCCGCCACCGCCCGGCACGCCATGGCCGGCGTCCTCGCGCACGCCCCCGCTCTCGCCGCGCTGGCCAACCCGACCGTCAACTCCTACAAGCGCTTCGGCCCCGACACCCTCGCGCCCTGGCTGATCGACTGGGGGCTCGACAACCGCAGCGCCATGCTGCGCGTCCCGCCCGAGCGGGGCAGCGGCGCCCGCCTCGAAATCCGCCTCGGCGACGCCAGCGCGAATCCGTACCTGCTGATCGCCGGAGCGATCGCCGCCGCGCTGCTCGGCATCCGGGCGGGCCAAGAGCCCCCGGCCCCGCTGGAGGGCTACGGCTACGACACCGCCCGGTCAGCCGCCCTGCCCATGAACCTGCCGGCCGCGCTGGACGCCCTGGAAGCGGACACGGAACTGACCGACGTCCTCGGCAAGGACTTCACCGCCTCCTTCCTCTCCTACAAGCGCAACGAGATCGAACGCTTCCAACGGCACGTCACCGACTGGGAGTTCACCGAGTACGCCTACCACCTGTGA
- a CDS encoding cytochrome P450: protein MTTETPTAAVNEPMPLADVNLADLDNFTDGTTPWRMFHTLRHQDPVHWQPEETPNSGFWAVTRHADIARVDRDAETFTSTRFVNLEEVDDDQIKKRASILELDGVRHRALRSLLQRQFGASVINSYSDFLRGLTARTLDAALAKGTFDFVADVSADFPINVLARLLDVPPEDNQRLIDWGNRIIGNTDPDYADVLLHSAESEKYRDLPFRSPASLEVFEYGRELARQRRGGDGTDLVSRLVNTTPRDGVPLSPQDFDNYFLLLVVAGNETTRHTITHSMLALLQHPEQLARLQEDPSLIPVAVEEFLRWASPVYHFRRTATRDVEVGGKRIKEGDKVVMWYASGNRDEEVFGNPYDFDVTRADNDHVTFGKGSPHLCLGNLLARTEIRIMFEELIPRIADIRLAGDVPRVRSNFVNGIKKLPVEVVLM from the coding sequence ATGACGACCGAGACCCCGACCGCCGCCGTGAACGAACCGATGCCGCTGGCGGACGTCAACCTCGCCGACCTGGACAACTTCACCGACGGGACCACCCCGTGGCGTATGTTCCACACCCTGCGCCACCAGGACCCGGTGCACTGGCAGCCCGAGGAAACCCCCAACTCCGGGTTCTGGGCGGTGACCCGGCATGCCGACATCGCCCGCGTCGACCGGGACGCGGAGACCTTCACCTCCACCCGGTTCGTCAACCTCGAGGAGGTCGACGACGACCAGATCAAGAAGCGTGCCTCCATCCTGGAGCTGGACGGCGTCCGCCATCGTGCCCTGCGCAGTCTTCTGCAGCGCCAGTTCGGCGCGAGCGTCATCAACAGCTACAGCGACTTCCTGCGCGGCCTGACCGCCAGGACCCTGGACGCGGCCCTCGCCAAGGGCACCTTCGACTTCGTCGCCGACGTCTCCGCCGACTTCCCCATCAACGTCCTGGCCCGCCTGCTCGATGTCCCGCCGGAGGACAACCAGCGGCTCATCGACTGGGGCAACCGCATCATCGGCAACACCGACCCCGACTACGCCGATGTCCTCCTGCACAGCGCGGAGAGCGAGAAGTACCGCGACCTGCCGTTCCGCTCCCCCGCTTCCCTCGAAGTCTTCGAGTACGGCCGTGAGCTCGCCCGGCAGCGGCGCGGCGGCGACGGCACGGACCTGGTCTCCCGGCTGGTGAACACCACCCCGAGGGACGGCGTGCCGCTGTCGCCGCAGGACTTCGACAACTACTTCCTGCTCCTGGTGGTGGCCGGCAACGAGACCACCCGGCACACCATCACCCACTCCATGCTGGCCCTCCTCCAGCACCCCGAGCAGCTCGCCCGCCTCCAGGAGGACCCCTCGCTGATCCCGGTGGCAGTGGAGGAGTTCCTGCGCTGGGCCTCCCCCGTGTACCACTTCCGCCGCACCGCGACCCGTGACGTCGAAGTCGGCGGCAAGCGGATCAAGGAGGGCGACAAGGTCGTCATGTGGTACGCGTCCGGCAACCGCGACGAGGAGGTCTTCGGCAACCCGTACGACTTCGACGTCACCCGAGCCGACAACGACCACGTCACCTTCGGCAAGGGCAGCCCCCACCTGTGCCTGGGCAACCTGCTCGCCCGCACCGAGATCCGCATCATGTTCGAGGAGCTCATCCCGCGGATCGCCGACATCCGCCTGGCCGGGGACGTGCCACGCGTGCGGTCCAACTTCGTCAACGGCATCAAGAAGCTGCCTGTGGAGGTCGTCCTCATGTGA